The Ptiloglossa arizonensis isolate GNS036 chromosome 4, iyPtiAriz1_principal, whole genome shotgun sequence genome contains the following window.
TTTGCGATTTAATCGATAAAACAAGCATTGATTCATTCAATTTCTTATACAAGATTGTAACTGtgcagaaattttcttttatagaaAGTTAACCTTAAAACaggaaataaattcaaatgtCAATGATTTGTATGTGTTGACATAACAATACTTTGTAAATATGTTAGAAATGAAGACTTACTTTTTGAATTGATAATTTTAAGCATTTTTTGAGAGGATATTAAAGTGATtttgaatttgtttaaattctgATTTCTATTAAATTTACACGAATGAGATCATTTCATTTGTAAGATACAGGAGAGAACCATTTTAAAAATAGGTTTTTGATTATATTGAACTTTTATTAACTATTACTGATTTTCGCgccttttaatttttctaatcgaACGGACACACATCTTCGGTATATCATTGCTGTTTATTAATGTAACATTAATTCTTGCAACAacacatttattaattttttacatacaTAGTCCAATTCTGATTTTGAACTTTATACATTTCACAATTGTTATGTACAATCGAATTATACAATGTAATCGAATTGATAATTTTTATTACGTAACATTTTATGTAGAGCATACTCAATGAATACAGATTACCGACGATTGACTTAATAAAAGTCTGACGTAATAAGACAGGAACAAATTAGAATCTGAAATACTATTACAAAAATACTAAAATACTTcatacaattatatttattttcgattaatGCAATGAAGCATTACATCTGAGTACTATGAATCATATACACTGtttacctttgtagttattttcaCGAATAGTTtttagtataaaatattttcgtgcggaaatatttcgcaataaaAAAATGTGTATGGTTTAACCATTGATCTAAACTCCTACTTATGATTAATTCTGGCATAGTAACCTATTGCTCACAccatatattattaaataaactcgattttttaaataaaattttattactcgtattaaaaacattattttattaaaaacaaaagacAAATGACGGCGACTAAATGTTTTTTAAAGTAACTCGACTATTTTTCCACTTGTACTGTTCTCATTTTTTAACTTCTTTTTTAGAATTATAAAATCGTATCTTAGATACGGGACGAAATAATTCTAAGAATTGTAATAGTGACTCACAGACGGCATCAAGGACGTATTGTCTTTCACGACATTTAACTAAACAAGCAATCATTATTTCATACGTATCGGTGTTTATGTATCGGCAGccgtataattaatatttactgtGCTatattgtaaacaatttttaaccatcgatgaatacatttttttataattaagtaaaataatttgaaactttCATGGTGTTAAGGTATAATATGGTTTAAACAAGAACATTATTTCAAAAAGGcatttttcttaattatatATATCGAATATGGGTTTAAAAGATTCCGTTCGGCCAGGAAATACGTAAACAAATCTCTATGCAAATTTAAACCGAaacttatttcttaaacgtgcatgaaaattttattacacgttCGGAAACTTTATATTGAGACGTTTCTGTTTATATTTACTACCAAGACCTAAATATAGAATAGtactttgtttaaaatttttatatgatattaattttttttttttgtaatagtaGCCATCTTAATATTATCATATATTATACGATATGATGGAAATAATTTGTATAAGAGCTTCTACGTTATAAAAGTTTGATATATCAAGCTAAAAACAAAGCATTATTCTTAATTTGAACGTTTCATTTGTTAAATAGACCAAGCGAATGCGATTTCGTGCTCTTCGGCCAAGGAGGAGTATTTTGAGGTCAAGGTGTAAATACCTGCAATTGCATATAAACAGAGActtattttaatatcgaatatctctccaaaaaattgtaataaaaatgacTACATAcactaaataatttttgtaccaATATTTGGATATAGCATATTCCTATATCCTATTGTCAAATATTAAATGAATGATCTTTATGTAATGTTCTATATCTTTTGTTTTGCAGATAATTAGGTTTGCaatgaaatattttccttcGGTAAAGCTATCGTTATCTGTTCCGTTGTATAAATAGCACATTACACGATGTATTAGACGGTTTTATTGTCCTGCTTCACATCATTCTAGTTTCAATGCTTACCGTCTGTAATGTCgacaaaaaatttgaattttttaatttcagcgACATATTCTTTTCGGTAAAAATATAACCGAAATTGATCACTTCAGAATTGTCTTGCTTTCTCAAATATTTGCGTTAAAACGTAAAACAATAATGGTCAAAAGCAATAATTAAAAATGCGATTATTCAGAGTGAAGGATATAATTTAGTTTTATTATTAATGAAgcgatttaattttctttctttttactttaCCTAATTTGATTCAACAAAACCTATAAAGttatttttgttacatttttctgtaaatttttTTCTGAAATAGGTTAAAAATTATTCTCAGTTCTCTATATGGTGCTATATTATTTCTTTTAGCTCATACCGAAATGGTCGTGggtgtaataaaataatttttgtttgccATTCGAAGTAAGATAAAAAATAAGGAATCGATATGTATGGTCACGGCACAAGATTGTGATCGCTGAAGGTCATCGAACAACTATCATTGTTCGGTATTTTTCGCGACTCTTTGTTTCATCTCGCGTTTATTTCAAAATGTAAAAAACAAATTATGACTATAATGATtacaataaattacaaattatgaaaaaattactTCAGTATCAATGAAAATAATCAAGGTggacaaaattatatttcattctGCTTATGTAAAAATATTGACTTTTAAATGTATgtgtaataatataaattacttTATTACAGATCAGGTGGTGTTTGTTCAGGGAGCAGCAGCAACACCTGTTGAATCTTTAAGAGCAATGACTGAATATGGTGTTCGGTGCAATATAAGAAATGTACGATTATATCATATGCATCTTGAGGGTGCTGCCCCATTCGCAACACCAGAAAACGCAAGTATGTCATAATCTGTGTTTTCTTTTGAAATAATTGTGATAAGCTTGATTAGTTGATTTGTTACTGATGCAATTTTAAATCAACCAAATTTAGTATTCACAGTAAGTAAATAAtgtaatatacatatttcaattattaatgGATCAAAACCCAATTTTGTATTGAAATAAGCTTATAACAATAGTGATAgaaatttatatacataaacttattattattatcgaatcATCCTACTATAATACTCCAATATCTGGTGGTCTTGAAAGATTGCACAaagccaaaaaaaagaaatctaattTCTCAATACTCATTGGTAGAAGAAACAATATCATTAATTAGATCACAAGatctatatttaattttataagtgACATAGAGTAAAAAATCAGATTTCTCCTATAGTGTTTAAATGGTACatgaaaattaatgaaacttAACAAAAGTAAACATATAATTTGTCCATTaatgattttaaaaagaaaagtttagTCAATTACTATTATGCAAATTGTCAATGTGATTGTCTTAAGTCTATTTTTGCACAACAAGATGAGATATATATTATGATATTTTATACGATGCAAATCTCGAAAATTTTTGCTATTCACTTTTCAACATTGTCCCATTCTTAATTTATTTGTGTTGATATTTTCAGAAGCTGAAGAAAAGTATTTATATGTAACTTAGATGTaaatccttttttttcttttgtatgtAACAATGACAATGAATATAATAGCAATATCTAACTATACATCAATACTTTTATATATTATGACACTTCGTATACAGAACATTTCAGGTCCATCAGCTTATTCATTGGAGGCAATGTAAGAGCAGCTGTTCAAGCAGGAACCGCCGACTGCGTTCCGATTTTCTTACACGAAATTCCACGATTATTTAAGGAAGGATACGTTAAGCCTGACATTGCTCTTATCCATGTTTCTCCTCCTGATGAACATGGATATTGTTCACTTGGTACTAGTGTGGATTGTGTGAGGTCTGCCGTGAGCCATTGCAAATATATCGTAGgtaaattttcaaatctttCTAATTCTGTCATTACAGTGCCtttacataaaaattaattttaaataaattctttgttATCATCTTTTATAGCATTAGTAAACAAACACATGCCAAGGACATTTGGTGATGCTATTATTCACGTTAGCCATTTGGACTACGCTGTGCAGCATGACGCACCACTTCCAGCTCATCCTGTAAAAGCACCATCGAAGGAAGAACAGCAAATCGGTAAAAATATTGCGGAAAATTTAGTAGTAAACGGAGCTACGTTACAACTGGGTATTGGTAGCATACCAGATGCAGTGTTGTCAGCTTTGGGTAATCACAAAGATCTTGGAATTCATAGTGAAATGTTCAGCGACGGCGTGGTTGATCTTGTAAATAAAGGATGCGTCACGAATAATCGAAAAACAATGCATAAAGGTCGAATCGTCGGTTCGTTTTGTGTTGGCTctcaaaaattgtacaattttatgcACGACAATCCTTTCATAGGTAAGTCTATTTTTTTTATGgcgattattaattaaattttttatcgaaataaaatgttAAACTAACGGATATTACAGAAATGCTGGTGGTGGACTATGTAAATGATCCAAAAGTAATAGCTAAGCAACCGAACATGACAGCTATCAATTCGTGTATCGAGGTTGATATTACTGGACAAATTTGCTCTGACAGTATCGGAACTAGAATGTATTCTGGATTTGGAGGGCAATTAGATTTCATCACAGGTGCAGCGATTAGCGATGATCGTTGTGGAAAGCCCATTATTGCCTTACAATCTATTACTTCCAAGGGTGAGAGCAAAATTCAGCCTGTTCTTAAATCAGGTatgtaacaattatttttaaacgatcgagtTCTTGCACTCGTTagagtaattttatattttattttaaggtGCCGGTGTTGTTACGAGTAGAGCAGTTGCTCGATATGTCGTTACGGAACATGGAATTGCTAGTTTATTCGGTAAAAGTCTTCAGCAACGAGCGTACGAACTAATTCAAGTTGCCCATCCCGATCACAGAGAGGCTTTGGAAAAAGCAGCATTTAAACGTTTGAACGTCATGCCAGCGCCATAAGCGTTTTAATAAAAGTAACCGACAAATTCTAATAGCATTTCGCGATAGTTTTACACATACGTGCTTAAGATCTCCATCACAAACTATctcttgatttttattttatttacgccTTCTTGCCAAGAAAATGAATATGTAGAATCATAATGATCAAAAGCACTGAAAACAGATCTTAACATCAGATACAGGGAATCACATTCTGAGTAAATATAAGGTGTTTCATTGTAAACAGTTAGGGAATTACACATCCCTAAACAAACTTGAAAAAGCGTTTAATTTAAATAGGTATTTAACGTTAAAAACACGAACAAAAACAGTATatactttaaaattaaaataatgaagataAATACTTTTTATATGAAATTTCAAAACGTTCCTCTGTATAATacaattattgtaataattggAGGCAAATCGCATTTGaaacaataaatttaaaatgaaatgtaAATACATATATTACATTGTTACGaccatccccccccccccccgttacATGTAGTATAAGATATGTGAAAGCGTATCGTATGTTTTAATAATTTCGTATCGAAAagattgaaaaatcgaaaaccgACAAATgcgatattcaaatactaatCGTGGAGATGGTAACGCATCTAATGTGCTCTGATGTAATTTGACATTTCACGAAATCCTTTAGATTATGTGTCATCTAAATTTTGATGTAGTTGACTTTTATATTCCATCgtatcaacaaatttttgcggGACTTAATCATTAAAAAATTTTCGACGCGTCATATGCCTTCTGACAAAATGTTCGGTGTCAATTTTCGTCGAAATGTAGAATCAGCGTTCACTAAATTTGTACCGAAGAAATCGCTTCATATGTGTGGTTTAAAGTACATACGAGAACCTTTACAACCCTTAAAGCGTTGTCCACGATGGGTTTGTGTAGAGGATGCTATTAAAATCATAAATTCAGGTATCTATAATGATTTTGTGTAGAATATTTAAAtccaatttaaaaaagaatttggTATTAGATTGGCTTCTTAAATTCTTGCTTCCAGAGCACTTAGTTTTCATACAAGGAGGCGCAGCTACGCCTATGGAATTGTTACGTGCTATGACCGAACACGGTGTCTGCAATAATCTCCGCGGAGTACGATTACTTCATATGGGTCTCGAAGGAGATGCACCGTTTGCAAGTCCTGAATTTCAGAGTACGATATTCTGTTATTCTCAATTACGGCCACAATATAAATCTCATTGAGCATAATCTCAATTACGAGCATAATATACTTCTCACTGTGAACATTTTCAATTACGGAAAAAATATGATTCTCAATGTGCTCCGTGATCATAAAGTGACGATTGTCTTTTAGAACACTTCAGGTCCGTAAGTTTTTACATTGGAGCTAATCTCAGAGATGCTGTTAACGAAGGCAGAGCAGATTATATTCCAATATTTCTTCATGAAGTACCAAagcttttttatgaaaaaagaatCGTTCCAGATGTCGCGTTAATTCATGTCAGCGTGCCGGACGCACGTGGCTTTTGTTCTCTAGGTGTAAGCGTAGACTGTACCCGTGCTGCGCTGAGTTCGGCAAAAGTTATCATTGGTTAATAGATAATCGTTAATTATAAACGACAGTTATCAGTCAATTAGACTAAACATTGTTTTTATACTTCGACGCAGCTCAAGTTAATGAACACATGCCAAGATCATTTGGAGATACAGTAATCCATTCTAGCCACATTGATTGGGCTGTGAAATACGATTGTCCTTTGCCATGTGTAGCCAGTACTCCACCAAATGAACTCGAACTGGAAATTGGCAAGGCAATAGCGCAAAGGTTAATAAATGATGGAGCAACTTTGCAACTTGGAATAGGCAATATTCCCGACGCTGTTCTCTGCGCCCTCGGAAACCACAAAGATCTGGGTGTACATACAGAGATCATGGGTGATACAATGGTAGATCTAGCAGAACgtggaaatatttcaaataaaatgaaaGTTAAACATAGAGGACGTATGGTCACATCTTTAGCAATTGGTACCAAAAGAGTATATGACTTTTTGCACAATAATCCATTTGTAGGTATgtgtaaatttttacaaatgttttCTTAACATCAaccttattttcatacttcaaCGTTTATTTACTTATATAGAAATGCTTACGATCAattatgtgaacgaccctcgAGTAATATCGCAACAACCAAAAATGACAGCCATTAATTCTTGCATAGAAATGGACATTACTGGTCAAGTATGTTCAGACAGTTTAGGATGTAAAATGTACTCTGGTTTTGGAGGACAACTTGACTTCATTCGTGGTGCTGCAATGGGTCAAGATGGTCATGGGAAAGCTATAATTGCGTTTCCCTCAGTCACAAGCAAAGGCGAGAGTAAAATTCAACCTGTACTTAAACTTGGTATGAAATCAAATTCTTTGAATCAAATTCACATTATTCTTTTACAAGAAATTGCTTTTTTAAATTGATGCGAGTTTtttgaaaagtataatttttaaatgcaaTCATAATCATTTGTTTTCTAGGTGGTGGAGTCGTAGTAACAAGAGCACATGCACATTATATTGTTACAGAACATGGAATAGCACAACTTTTTGGTAAAACATTACGCCAGCGAGCAAATGCATTGATTCAAATTGCTCATCCGGATCATAGAGAATGTCTTGAAAAAGCTGCATATGAAAGACTTAAATGTAATCCaactaaatatttataatttatgtatACACATGTAAGttgtaaattgtataaaatctaACAGGTTTGATCCTTTTGTATATGCGTAAGTCAACAACTGTAATTCATCTAAATGTTTTTAGTTTATGTGCAACAAAATTCTTATGTGAATTTAAAATGTTGATGTCACTTTTCTTTTTATGAttgatttataattattatcaatgaaataattatactttaatatataacattttttatatacagTTTCAATAACTATTGCTGATTGTTATCTAAAAGGCactatacaaaataaatattgcatTCATACAAACATATGTTttagtttataaatatattgcaTGCTTAATATTAAAGTTCATCTTACTAAAAATTTATTCCTTCAGGTAACGTTCCTTCTCGTCGTCTTTTCTCCACATTTTCATAATATTCTGAGAAATTAACATAAGGTTTAATTTTTGCATTTCTAATTGTTGGTCTTGTACCAGGGGGATACATATCTGATGTTGTG
Protein-coding sequences here:
- the LOC143146372 gene encoding succinyl-CoA:acetate/propanoyl-CoA:succinate CoA transferase — translated: MAALKRIVNLSKTLKTITVQSRAYCFEASKKTYFAYRNEPSTPIPGKEPTWVKTADEAIEHAELDSDQVVFVQGAAATPVESLRAMTEYGVRCNIRNVRLYHMHLEGAAPFATPENAKHFRSISLFIGGNVRAAVQAGTADCVPIFLHEIPRLFKEGYVKPDIALIHVSPPDEHGYCSLGTSVDCVRSAVSHCKYIVALVNKHMPRTFGDAIIHVSHLDYAVQHDAPLPAHPVKAPSKEEQQIGKNIAENLVVNGATLQLGIGSIPDAVLSALGNHKDLGIHSEMFSDGVVDLVNKGCVTNNRKTMHKGRIVGSFCVGSQKLYNFMHDNPFIEMLVVDYVNDPKVIAKQPNMTAINSCIEVDITGQICSDSIGTRMYSGFGGQLDFITGAAISDDRCGKPIIALQSITSKGESKIQPVLKSGAGVVTSRAVARYVVTEHGIASLFGKSLQQRAYELIQVAHPDHREALEKAAFKRLNVMPAP